Proteins encoded within one genomic window of Mycolicibacterium aubagnense:
- a CDS encoding bifunctional FO biosynthesis protein CofGH, with protein sequence MALNPPNGADLPIPVVPPLAAPSSSALRRVLRRARDGVALNVDEAAIAMTARGDDLVDLCASAARVRDAGLEAAGRRGATGRLPVSFSRKVFIPVTHLCRDTCHYCTFVTVPGKLRARGMGMYMEPDEILDVARRGAELGCQEALFTLGDRPEDRWDEAKQWLDERGYDSTLDYVRAMAIRVLEETGLLPHLNPGVMSWSELSRLKPVAPSMGMMLETTSRRLFETKGLAHYGSPDKDPAVRLRTLDDAGRLSIPFTTGLLVGIGENLTERAETMHAIRKSHKEFGHVQEVIVQNFRAKDHTAMAAAPDTGIDDFLATIAVARLVLGPKMRIQAPPNLVSREECLALIGAGVDDWGGVSPLTPDHVNPERPWPALDDLASVTAEAGYDLVQRLTAQPSYVQAGAAWIDPRVRGHVDALADPETGWARDVNPVGLPWQEPDEASESLGRTDLHTAIDTEGRLTQTRSDLGSAFGDWESIREKVSELAARAPERIDTDVLAALRSAERNPGGCTDDEYLALATADGPALDAVAALADSLRRDVMGDDVTFVVNRNINFTNICYTGCRFCAFAQRKGDADAYSLSVDEVADRAWEAHVAGATEVCMQGGIDPELPVTGYADLVRAVKKRVPSMHVHAFSPMEIANGVTRSGMSVREWLTALREAGLDTIPGTAAEILDDEVRWVLTKGKLPTAEWINVVTTAHEVGLRSSSTMMYGHVDTPKHWVGHLNVLRGIQDRTGGFTEFVPLPFVHQSSPLYLAGGARPGPTHRDNRAVHALARIMLHGRIPSIQTSWVKLGVERTQVMLQGGANDLGGTLMEETISRMAGSENGSAKTVAELVAIAEGIGRPARQRSTDYSPLAA encoded by the coding sequence GTGGCTCTGAACCCCCCGAACGGCGCAGACCTGCCCATTCCCGTGGTCCCACCGCTCGCCGCGCCGTCTTCGTCCGCGTTACGCCGCGTGCTGCGCCGCGCGCGTGACGGTGTTGCGCTGAATGTGGACGAGGCCGCGATCGCGATGACGGCCCGCGGCGACGACCTTGTCGACCTCTGCGCCAGCGCCGCCCGAGTCCGTGACGCCGGGTTGGAAGCGGCGGGACGGCGCGGCGCCACCGGTCGGCTTCCGGTGTCGTTTTCACGCAAGGTGTTCATCCCCGTCACCCATCTGTGCCGCGACACCTGCCACTACTGCACGTTCGTGACCGTGCCCGGCAAGCTGCGCGCCCGCGGCATGGGCATGTACATGGAGCCCGACGAGATTCTCGACGTGGCCCGCCGCGGCGCCGAGTTGGGTTGCCAGGAGGCGCTTTTCACCCTCGGTGACCGCCCGGAGGACCGGTGGGACGAAGCCAAGCAGTGGCTCGACGAGCGTGGCTATGACTCCACCCTCGATTACGTGCGGGCCATGGCCATCCGTGTCCTCGAGGAAACCGGTCTGTTGCCGCACCTGAACCCGGGCGTCATGAGCTGGTCGGAACTGTCGCGGCTCAAGCCCGTGGCACCGTCGATGGGCATGATGCTGGAGACCACCTCACGGCGGTTGTTCGAGACCAAGGGCCTGGCGCACTACGGCAGCCCTGACAAGGACCCGGCGGTGCGGCTACGCACGCTCGACGATGCGGGCCGGCTGTCCATCCCGTTCACCACCGGCTTGTTGGTGGGCATCGGGGAGAATCTCACCGAGCGGGCCGAGACCATGCACGCGATCCGCAAGTCCCACAAGGAGTTCGGGCACGTGCAGGAAGTCATCGTGCAGAACTTCCGGGCCAAGGATCACACCGCCATGGCCGCGGCGCCCGATACCGGGATCGATGATTTCCTGGCCACCATCGCGGTGGCGCGCCTGGTGCTCGGACCCAAGATGCGGATCCAGGCGCCACCGAACCTGGTGTCCCGCGAAGAGTGCCTGGCGCTGATCGGCGCCGGCGTCGACGACTGGGGCGGCGTCTCACCGCTGACCCCCGACCACGTCAACCCGGAACGGCCCTGGCCGGCTCTCGACGACTTGGCTTCTGTGACTGCTGAAGCCGGCTATGACCTGGTGCAGCGGCTGACGGCGCAGCCGTCTTACGTGCAGGCCGGCGCGGCGTGGATCGACCCGCGCGTGCGCGGGCACGTGGATGCCCTGGCAGACCCGGAGACCGGGTGGGCGCGCGACGTCAACCCCGTTGGGTTGCCGTGGCAGGAGCCCGACGAGGCGTCAGAGTCGTTGGGCCGGACCGATCTGCACACCGCGATCGACACCGAAGGCCGGCTGACGCAGACGCGCAGCGACCTCGGCAGCGCGTTCGGTGACTGGGAGTCCATCCGCGAGAAGGTCTCCGAGCTGGCGGCCCGCGCCCCCGAACGCATCGACACCGACGTGCTTGCTGCCCTGCGCTCCGCGGAACGCAACCCGGGCGGCTGCACCGACGACGAGTACCTGGCCCTGGCCACCGCCGACGGTCCGGCGCTGGATGCGGTTGCCGCGCTGGCGGATTCGCTCCGGCGTGACGTCATGGGCGACGACGTCACCTTCGTGGTCAACCGGAACATCAACTTCACCAACATCTGCTACACCGGCTGCCGGTTCTGCGCGTTCGCGCAGCGCAAGGGTGACGCCGACGCCTACTCGCTTTCGGTCGACGAGGTCGCCGACCGGGCCTGGGAGGCGCACGTCGCCGGGGCCACCGAGGTCTGCATGCAAGGCGGTATCGACCCCGAGCTGCCTGTCACCGGGTACGCCGATCTGGTGCGCGCGGTGAAGAAGCGGGTGCCGTCGATGCACGTGCATGCCTTCTCGCCCATGGAGATCGCCAACGGCGTGACCCGCAGTGGCATGTCGGTGCGGGAATGGCTGACCGCGTTGCGTGAGGCCGGACTGGACACCATCCCGGGTACCGCGGCGGAGATTCTCGACGACGAGGTGCGCTGGGTGCTGACCAAGGGCAAGCTGCCCACCGCCGAGTGGATCAACGTGGTGACCACCGCGCACGAGGTGGGGCTGCGGTCGTCGTCGACCATGATGTACGGGCACGTCGATACCCCGAAGCACTGGGTGGGCCACTTGAACGTGCTGCGCGGAATCCAGGACCGCACAGGCGGTTTCACCGAGTTCGTGCCGCTGCCGTTCGTGCACCAGAGCTCGCCGCTGTATCTGGCCGGCGGGGCGCGCCCGGGACCGACGCACCGCGACAACCGCGCTGTGCACGCGCTCGCGCGGATCATGCTGCACGGCCGGATTCCCAGCATCCAGACCTCGTGGGTCAAGCTGGGCGTCGAGCGTACCCAGGTGATGCTGCAGGGCGGCGCCAACGATCTCGGTGGCACGCTGATGGAGGAGACCATCTCCCGCATGGCCGGTTCCGAGAACGGCTCGGCCAAGACCGTCGCGGAGCTGGTGGCCATCGCGGAAGGCATCGGCCGCCCGGCCCGCCAGCGCAGCACCGACTACTCACCACTGGCTGCCTGA
- a CDS encoding DUF2231 domain-containing protein, protein MNTIGGIPAHPFFVHFVVVLAPLTAILVVLCAVWTAARERLVWLTLALAVVLTVLTPLATDAGEWLEHQQQTRTPTLHEHTELGDTAIYFVLGLLVVSLALAFLHRWGARLGERRGLAGVVVTVLAVVIGVATIYQIVRIGDSGARAVWGSGGS, encoded by the coding sequence GTGAACACCATCGGGGGCATCCCCGCGCACCCGTTTTTCGTCCACTTCGTCGTGGTCCTGGCCCCACTGACGGCGATCCTCGTGGTCCTCTGCGCGGTGTGGACTGCTGCTCGTGAGCGCTTGGTGTGGCTCACGCTGGCCCTGGCCGTCGTGCTGACGGTGCTGACCCCGTTGGCCACCGACGCCGGCGAGTGGCTGGAGCATCAGCAGCAGACCCGGACGCCGACCCTGCACGAACACACGGAACTCGGCGACACGGCGATCTACTTCGTGCTCGGTCTGCTGGTGGTGTCGCTGGCGCTGGCATTCCTGCACCGGTGGGGCGCGCGCCTCGGGGAACGTCGCGGCCTGGCGGGCGTCGTGGTGACGGTGCTGGCGGTGGTGATCGGGGTGGCCACGATCTACCAGATCGTGCGCATCGGCGACAGCGGCGCTCGCGCGGTGTGGGGTAGCGGCGGCTCGTAA